The following proteins are encoded in a genomic region of Glycine soja cultivar W05 chromosome 17, ASM419377v2, whole genome shotgun sequence:
- the LOC114392897 gene encoding probable RNA-binding protein ARP1 produces MALQVTFKEVEAAKKACEDSTTLIINGRRANYNLAFLGAHRPRSSSNVSPPPPQPQGGSNGGIVKNVNNASGPPPAINHVQPYHYPVRTTALPFHNHTLPFYGYAPTYIVTDVNYNYNQVR; encoded by the exons ATGGCTTTgcaa gtgaCTTTCAAGGAGGTTGAGGCTGCCAAGAAGGCTTGTGAGGATTCAACAACTCTCATTATCAATGGCCGTCGAGCGAATTACAATCTTGCTTTCCTAGGTGCTCATCGCCCAAGGTCTTCTTCCAATGTTTCACCACCTCCACCGCAACCACAAG GGGGATCCAATGGTGGAATAGTGAAGAATGTTAACAATGCATCAGGTCCACCACCAGCCATTAATCATGTGCAGCCATATCATTATCCAGTGAGGACAACTGCTCTGCCATTCCATAATCACACTCTTCCTTTCTATGG GTATGCGCCTACCTACATTGTGACTGACGTAAACTACAATTACAATCAGGTGAGGTAG
- the LOC114391721 gene encoding tubulin alpha-3 chain-like, translating to MMPFDSTFDVAHDAFNTFSKTGSGKHVPRAVFVDLEPTVIGEVRYGTYRQLFHLEQLISGREDAADNFASDHYTIGKEIVDLCLDCIRKLVDNCTGLQGFLVFNAVDGGKYPRIHFMLSSYAPVISAAMFYHEQLSVPKITNAVFEPTSMMAKCDPRQDKYMACCLMYCGDVVPKDVNTAVATIKTKRTA from the exons ATGATGCCTTTTGACTCCACCTTCGATGTAGCCCACGACGCCTTCAACACCTTCAGCAAAACTGGATCTGGCAAGCACGTCCCCCGTGCTGTCTTTGTCGACCTAGAACCCACCGTCATCGGCGAGGTCCGCTATGGCACCTACCGCCAACTCTTCCACCTCGAACAACTCATCTCTGGCAGGGAAGACGCCGCTGACAACTTCGCCAGCGACCACTACACCA TTGGCAAAGAGATCGTAGATCTGTGCTTGGATTGCATCCGCAAGCTCGTTGACAACTGCACCGGCCTACAAGGCTTCCTCGTCTTCAACGCCGTCGACGGTGGCAAGTACCCTAGGATCCACTTCATGCTTTCATCCTATGCTCCGGTTATCTCTGCTGCTATGTTCTACCATGAGCAGTTGTCGGTGCCGAAGATCACCAATGCCGTGTTCGAGCCCACCAGCATGATGGCCAAGTGTGATCCAAGGCAAGACAAGTACATGGCTTGCTGCTTGATGTACTGTGGTGATGTTGTCCCTAAGGATGTCAATACTGCTGTTGCCACCATCAAGACTAAGAGGACTGCCTAA